The following are from one region of the Microbacterium paraoxydans genome:
- the ruvB gene encoding Holliday junction branch migration DNA helicase RuvB — translation MADALDPTEPTDESELAIEGALRPSSLGEFVGQQKVRGQLQLLLEAARIQSRPADHILLAGPPGLGKTTLAMIVAHESDRPLRMSSGPAIQHAGDLAALLSSLVPGEVLFIDEIHRMARSAEEMLYLAMEDYRIDIMVGKGAGATSIPLELSPFTLVGATTRSGLLPNPLRDRFGFTGHLEFYDEGELEQVIGRSASVLGVDLPTDSLSEIARRSRGTPRIANRLLRRVRDYALVHGGGEATLGGVRAALDLYDVDAIGLDRLDRAVLDALVRRFRGGPVGLSTLAVAVGEEPETVESVVEPYLVRIGFLGRTPRGRVATPEAYAHLGVAHPDGMLKLDDL, via the coding sequence GTGGCTGACGCCCTCGATCCGACCGAGCCGACCGACGAGTCCGAGCTCGCCATCGAGGGCGCTCTCCGGCCGTCGAGCCTCGGCGAGTTCGTGGGACAGCAGAAGGTACGTGGACAGCTGCAGCTGCTCCTGGAGGCGGCCCGCATCCAGTCCCGCCCCGCGGACCACATCCTGCTCGCGGGGCCCCCGGGACTCGGCAAGACCACACTGGCCATGATCGTCGCGCACGAGAGCGACCGTCCGCTGCGCATGTCCAGCGGTCCGGCCATCCAGCACGCCGGCGACCTCGCGGCGCTGCTGTCGAGTCTCGTGCCCGGCGAGGTGCTCTTCATCGACGAGATCCACCGCATGGCCCGGTCGGCGGAGGAGATGCTGTACCTCGCCATGGAGGACTACCGGATCGACATCATGGTCGGGAAGGGCGCGGGGGCCACCAGCATTCCGTTGGAGCTGTCCCCGTTCACGCTCGTCGGCGCCACCACGCGCTCCGGACTGCTGCCGAACCCGCTCCGCGACCGCTTCGGCTTCACCGGTCACCTCGAGTTCTACGACGAGGGCGAGCTGGAGCAGGTCATCGGGCGGTCCGCCTCGGTACTCGGCGTCGACCTCCCGACCGACTCGCTCTCCGAGATTGCGCGACGCTCCCGCGGGACCCCGCGCATCGCCAATCGCCTGCTGCGCCGGGTGCGCGACTATGCGCTCGTGCACGGCGGAGGCGAGGCGACCCTCGGGGGCGTGCGGGCGGCGCTCGACCTCTACGACGTGGACGCGATCGGCCTGGACCGTCTGGACCGCGCGGTGCTGGACGCCCTGGTCCGTCGGTTCCGCGGCGGGCCCGTCGGCCTCAGCACACTGGCGGTCGCGGTGGGGGAGGAACCGGAGACCGTGGAGAGCGTGGTCGAGCCCTACCTCGTGCGGATCGGCTTCCTCGGGCGCACCCCTCGCGGGCGGGTCGCGACGCCGGAGGCGTATGCCCACCTCGGCGTGGCGCACCCGGACGGGATGCTGAAGTTGGATGACCTATAA
- the ruvA gene encoding Holliday junction branch migration protein RuvA produces the protein MISSLHGTVLHTTPDQVIIDVGGVGFAVAVPADVAHTATVGEKLLLHTSLIVREDSLSLFGFADRGELEIFSLLLSVTGVGPKSALGVLSHLTADQIAEAVTAEDDAPFRRVSGIGPKTAKLIVVQLAGKVQAVAAPSTPAGSGGDDVVAQVTVALVGLGWSEKVAAEAATQTATDATDAERASVALLLRRTLALLGPAQAGQSRG, from the coding sequence ATGATCTCCTCTCTGCACGGCACCGTGCTGCACACGACGCCGGACCAGGTCATCATCGACGTCGGGGGCGTGGGCTTCGCGGTCGCCGTCCCCGCCGATGTCGCCCACACCGCAACGGTGGGGGAGAAGCTCCTCCTGCACACGAGCCTCATCGTGCGCGAGGACTCGCTCTCGCTGTTCGGCTTCGCCGACCGCGGCGAGTTGGAGATCTTCTCCCTGCTGCTCAGCGTCACCGGCGTCGGCCCGAAGTCTGCGCTCGGGGTGCTGTCGCACCTCACCGCGGACCAGATCGCGGAGGCCGTGACCGCAGAGGACGATGCACCGTTCCGCCGGGTCTCCGGCATCGGACCGAAGACCGCGAAGCTCATCGTCGTGCAGCTCGCCGGCAAGGTCCAGGCCGTGGCTGCCCCGTCGACGCCCGCCGGGTCGGGAGGGGACGATGTCGTGGCCCAGGTGACGGTGGCTCTGGTCGGCCTCGGCTGGTCCGAGAAGGTCGCCGCCGAGGCGGCGACCCAGACGGCGACGGACGCCACGGATGCCGAGCGGGCCTCTGTGGCCCTGCTGCTGCGGCGCACGCTCGCGCTGCTCGGCCCGGCGCAGGCAGGCCAGAGTCGTGGCTGA
- a CDS encoding YnfA family protein, which produces MTVLRIAVLFLLAAVAEIGGAWLIWQAVKEDRGWLFAVLGVMALGAYGFIAALQPDANFGRVLAAYGGIFIAGSLAWGVIVDGFRPTSWDVIGSVVALAGAAIIIFAPVAADPLSETAA; this is translated from the coding sequence ATGACCGTGCTGCGCATCGCCGTCCTCTTCCTCCTCGCCGCCGTCGCCGAGATCGGCGGTGCCTGGCTCATCTGGCAGGCGGTGAAGGAAGACCGCGGGTGGTTGTTCGCGGTCCTCGGGGTCATGGCGCTCGGTGCGTACGGGTTCATCGCCGCCCTGCAGCCGGATGCGAACTTCGGCCGCGTCCTTGCTGCGTACGGCGGGATCTTCATCGCCGGATCCCTCGCCTGGGGCGTCATCGTCGACGGATTCCGCCCCACCTCGTGGGACGTCATCGGCTCCGTGGTGGCGCTGGCCGGGGCGGCGATCATCATCTTCGCGCCGGTGGCCGCGGATCCGCTGTCGGAGACCGCCGCGTGA
- the pdxS gene encoding pyridoxal 5'-phosphate synthase lyase subunit PdxS: MTEQPTTGSARVKRGLAEMLKGGVIMDVVTAEQAKIAEDAGAVAVMALERVPADIRAQGGVSRMSDPDMIDSIIDAVSIPVMAKARIGHFVEAQVLQELGVDYIDESEVLSPADYVNHIDKFGFTVPFVCGATNLGEALRRINEGAAMIRSKGEAGTGDVSEAMKHIRKIRGEIAALTALPKDELFVAAKELQAPYELVAEIAETGKLPVVLFVAGGVATPADAAMMMQLGADGVFVGSGIFKSGNPAERAKAIVKATTFFDDPKVIAEVSRGLGEAMVGINVSDLPAPHRLAERGW; encoded by the coding sequence ATGACCGAGCAGCCCACCACCGGATCCGCACGCGTGAAGCGCGGTCTCGCCGAGATGCTCAAGGGCGGCGTCATCATGGACGTCGTCACCGCCGAGCAGGCGAAGATCGCCGAGGACGCCGGTGCCGTCGCCGTGATGGCGCTGGAGCGGGTCCCCGCGGACATCCGCGCGCAGGGCGGTGTCTCCCGGATGAGCGACCCCGACATGATCGACAGCATCATCGACGCGGTCTCCATCCCCGTCATGGCGAAGGCGCGGATCGGCCACTTCGTCGAGGCGCAGGTGCTGCAGGAACTCGGCGTCGACTACATCGACGAGTCCGAGGTGCTCTCGCCCGCCGACTACGTGAACCACATCGACAAGTTCGGCTTCACCGTGCCGTTCGTCTGCGGCGCCACGAACCTGGGGGAGGCGCTCCGCCGCATCAACGAGGGCGCTGCGATGATCCGCTCCAAGGGTGAGGCCGGCACGGGGGACGTCTCCGAGGCCATGAAGCACATCCGGAAGATCCGGGGAGAGATCGCCGCGCTGACCGCGCTGCCGAAGGATGAGCTGTTCGTCGCCGCGAAGGAGCTGCAGGCACCGTACGAGCTCGTCGCGGAGATCGCCGAGACCGGGAAGCTCCCCGTGGTGCTCTTCGTCGCCGGAGGCGTCGCGACCCCGGCCGATGCGGCGATGATGATGCAGCTCGGCGCCGACGGCGTGTTCGTCGGCTCCGGCATCTTCAAGTCCGGAAACCCGGCCGAGCGCGCGAAGGCCATCGTCAAGGCCACCACGTTCTTCGACGACCCGAAGGTGATCGCCGAGGTGTCCCGCGGGCTGGGCGAGGCTATGGTCGGCATCAACGTGAGCGACCTGCCTGCGCCGCACCGCCTCGCCGAGCGTGGCTGGTAG
- a CDS encoding cryptochrome/photolyase family protein, whose product MTSPSIVWFRDDLRLTDNPALRAAVERDEPIIALFVLDEESPGIRPLGGAARWWLHHSLASLAERLQEKGATLVLRCGPADRIVRELVVESGAGAIFWNRRYGAAGREIDAGLKAALRDDGLQVASFAASLLHEPWTVTTGSGTHYSVFTPFWRACLALPAPRAPLPEPRELRGDGRRLRSDALDDWRLLPTDPDWAGGLRDTWEPGEPAARRRLRHFLAEDLRTYDHARDAPAAGATSRLSPRLRWGELSPFTVWHEAIEVDGAGGFLSELGWREFAWHTLFHFPDLATKNLRREFDAFPWPPLDPARLELWQHGETGVPLVDAGMRELWHTGYMHNRVRMVTASFLVKNLLIDWRLGEEWFWDTLVDADDASNPFNWQWVAGSGADAAPYFRVFNPELQAKKFDGEGQYIGRWAAGAPAEPIVDLGETRKAALAAYDVVKRSGAPRS is encoded by the coding sequence ATGACCTCGCCTTCGATCGTCTGGTTCCGCGACGATCTCCGCCTGACCGACAACCCCGCGCTGCGTGCCGCCGTCGAGCGCGACGAACCGATCATCGCGCTCTTCGTCCTCGACGAGGAGTCCCCCGGCATCCGTCCGCTGGGCGGCGCGGCGCGCTGGTGGCTGCACCATTCGCTGGCCTCGCTCGCCGAGCGGCTGCAGGAGAAGGGGGCGACGCTGGTGCTGCGGTGCGGGCCCGCCGACCGGATCGTGCGGGAGCTGGTTGTGGAGTCGGGCGCCGGAGCGATCTTCTGGAACCGCCGCTACGGGGCGGCCGGGCGCGAGATCGACGCGGGGCTGAAGGCGGCGCTGCGCGACGACGGTCTCCAGGTGGCGTCTTTCGCGGCGTCGCTTCTGCACGAGCCGTGGACGGTGACCACCGGGAGCGGCACGCACTACTCGGTCTTCACGCCGTTCTGGCGGGCCTGCCTGGCCCTCCCGGCCCCGCGCGCCCCGCTCCCTGAGCCTCGAGAGCTCCGCGGCGACGGCAGGCGGCTCCGCTCCGACGCGCTGGACGACTGGAGGCTCCTGCCCACCGACCCGGACTGGGCGGGCGGTCTGCGCGATACCTGGGAGCCCGGCGAGCCCGCCGCGCGCCGCCGATTGCGGCACTTCCTCGCCGAAGACCTCCGCACGTACGACCACGCTCGCGACGCGCCGGCTGCCGGTGCCACCTCCCGGTTGTCCCCGCGTCTGCGCTGGGGCGAGCTCAGTCCGTTCACCGTGTGGCACGAGGCGATCGAGGTCGACGGGGCCGGCGGATTCCTCTCGGAACTCGGCTGGCGCGAGTTCGCCTGGCACACGCTGTTCCACTTCCCGGATCTCGCGACGAAGAACCTGCGGCGCGAGTTCGACGCCTTCCCGTGGCCTCCCCTGGACCCCGCGCGGCTGGAGCTCTGGCAGCACGGCGAGACCGGAGTCCCCCTCGTCGACGCGGGCATGCGCGAGCTCTGGCACACGGGGTACATGCACAACCGGGTGCGGATGGTCACGGCATCGTTCCTCGTCAAGAACCTCCTCATCGACTGGCGGCTCGGCGAGGAGTGGTTCTGGGACACGCTGGTGGACGCCGACGACGCGAGCAATCCGTTCAACTGGCAGTGGGTCGCGGGCTCCGGTGCCGACGCCGCCCCGTACTTCCGTGTGTTCAACCCGGAGCTGCAGGCCAAGAAGTTCGACGGCGAGGGGCAGTACATCGGCCGCTGGGCTGCGGGCGCCCCCGCCGAGCCGATCGTCGACCTCGGTGAGACTCGGAAGGCAGCGCTCGCGGCCTACGACGTCGTGAAGCGCTCCGGCGCACCGCGGAGCTGA
- the pdxY gene encoding pyridoxal kinase PdxY — MKILSIQSAVAYGHVGNSAAVFPLQRIGVEVLPVYTVTFSNHTGYGAWRGPLIDPADVGEVITGIEERGVFGSIDAVLSGYQGSEGIGDVIIDAVSRVKAANPDALYACDPVMGNAKSGCFVAPAIPILLRERVVPVADIITPNQFELGFLTETEPDTLESTLASVDLARAMGPRTVLVTSVERPDREEGTIEMLAVDDAGAWLVQTPHLPMKANGSGDVTAALFTAHYVATGSAQIALERTASSVYDLLQATLDSGERELQLVEAQEFYANPRMQFTARQVR, encoded by the coding sequence ATGAAGATCCTGTCCATCCAGTCCGCCGTCGCGTACGGTCACGTCGGCAACTCCGCCGCCGTCTTCCCGCTGCAGCGCATCGGCGTCGAGGTGCTGCCGGTCTATACCGTGACGTTCTCGAACCACACCGGCTACGGCGCCTGGCGCGGCCCGCTGATCGACCCGGCCGACGTCGGCGAGGTCATCACCGGCATCGAGGAACGCGGCGTGTTCGGTTCCATCGATGCCGTGCTCAGCGGCTATCAGGGCAGCGAAGGCATCGGCGACGTCATCATCGACGCGGTCTCCCGGGTGAAGGCGGCCAACCCCGATGCGCTGTACGCGTGCGACCCGGTCATGGGCAATGCCAAGTCCGGCTGCTTCGTGGCTCCGGCCATCCCGATCCTGCTCCGCGAACGCGTGGTTCCCGTGGCCGACATCATCACGCCGAACCAGTTCGAGCTCGGCTTCCTCACCGAGACCGAGCCCGACACGCTCGAGTCCACCCTCGCGTCGGTCGACCTCGCGCGGGCGATGGGGCCGCGCACGGTGCTCGTCACGAGCGTCGAGCGGCCCGACCGCGAAGAGGGCACGATCGAGATGCTCGCCGTCGACGACGCAGGCGCCTGGCTCGTGCAGACCCCGCACCTGCCGATGAAGGCCAACGGCTCCGGCGACGTGACGGCCGCGCTGTTCACCGCGCACTACGTCGCGACCGGCAGCGCGCAGATCGCTCTGGAGCGCACCGCCTCCAGCGTCTACGACCTGCTGCAGGCCACGCTCGACTCGGGCGAGCGCGAGCTGCAGCTCGTCGAGGCGCAGGAGTTCTACGCGAACCCGCGGATGCAGTTCACCGCCCGCCAGGTGCGCTGA
- the pdxT gene encoding pyridoxal 5'-phosphate synthase glutaminase subunit PdxT, whose protein sequence is MAGSPRVGVLALQGDVREHAALLEVLGADVTLVRRAEELARVDGLVLPGGESTVIDKLSRLFGLQQPIRDAIADGMPMLGTCAGLILLADEVVDAIEGQQSFGGLDAVVRRNAFGRQAESFEAELTVPAFDEPVTAAFIRGPVVEAVGPRASVLATLPDGRVVAVEQDGLLGLSFHPEITNETRFHRRFLDRVARR, encoded by the coding sequence GTGGCTGGTAGCCCGCGCGTCGGCGTCCTCGCCCTGCAGGGCGATGTGCGGGAGCACGCCGCGCTCCTGGAAGTGCTCGGCGCCGACGTCACCCTGGTCCGTAGGGCCGAGGAGCTCGCGCGCGTCGACGGTCTCGTGCTCCCCGGCGGCGAATCGACCGTGATCGACAAGCTGTCCCGACTGTTCGGTTTGCAGCAGCCGATCCGCGACGCGATCGCCGACGGGATGCCGATGCTCGGCACCTGCGCGGGGCTGATCCTGCTGGCCGACGAGGTCGTCGACGCGATCGAAGGACAGCAGAGTTTCGGCGGACTTGATGCCGTCGTGCGGCGCAACGCGTTCGGGCGTCAGGCCGAATCGTTCGAGGCCGAGCTGACCGTGCCCGCGTTCGACGAGCCGGTGACGGCGGCCTTCATCCGCGGACCCGTCGTGGAGGCGGTCGGGCCGAGGGCCTCGGTGCTCGCGACGCTGCCGGACGGCCGCGTGGTCGCAGTGGAGCAGGACGGGCTGCTCGGGCTCAGCTTCCACCCGGAGATCACGAACGAGACGCGGTTCCACCGGCGCTTCCTCGACCGGGTCGCCCGCCGCTGA
- a CDS encoding preprotein translocase subunit YajC yields MPMEFVLFGLLAVLLIFMIFNTRKRTRQMKAEQEEKATKTVPGAKVLLQGGIYGTIVAYDAEDLDSPALVEIAPGTVIEVHSQAILRVVEPKDAIVDAPVDAADDHVVDETAAPALETPEETRARLERDADDK; encoded by the coding sequence ATGCCCATGGAATTTGTCCTCTTCGGACTCCTCGCCGTCCTGCTGATCTTCATGATCTTCAACACGCGCAAGCGCACGCGGCAGATGAAGGCCGAGCAGGAGGAGAAGGCGACCAAGACGGTTCCCGGCGCCAAGGTCCTGCTGCAGGGCGGCATCTACGGCACCATCGTCGCGTACGACGCCGAAGACCTCGACTCCCCGGCCCTGGTGGAGATCGCTCCCGGTACCGTCATCGAGGTGCACAGCCAGGCGATCCTCCGCGTCGTGGAGCCCAAGGACGCCATCGTCGACGCGCCCGTCGACGCCGCGGACGACCACGTCGTCGACGAGACCGCCGCTCCCGCGCTGGAGACGCCGGAGGAGACCCGTGCCCGCCTCGAGCGGGACGCCGACGACAAGTAA
- a CDS encoding DoxX family protein produces the protein MTRTIARWLLALALGAMGVLHFTQTRGFRVVVPDWATHLTRMDKDTIVLASGAAEVALAAGLVALPRERRKMGWATAGFFAAVFPGNWHQWRTGRSTPGLDTDRRRFGRLFLQPLLIAWALWATR, from the coding sequence ATGACACGGACGATCGCCCGCTGGCTCCTCGCGCTCGCCCTCGGGGCGATGGGCGTGCTGCACTTCACCCAGACCCGTGGGTTCCGGGTCGTCGTGCCCGACTGGGCGACCCACCTGACCCGGATGGACAAGGACACGATCGTCCTGGCGTCGGGTGCGGCCGAGGTCGCGCTCGCCGCGGGGCTGGTGGCACTGCCGCGAGAAAGACGGAAGATGGGGTGGGCGACAGCGGGGTTCTTCGCCGCGGTCTTCCCCGGCAACTGGCACCAGTGGCGCACCGGGCGATCGACGCCGGGACTCGATACGGACCGACGGCGGTTCGGCCGCCTGTTCCTGCAACCTCTGCTGATCGCCTGGGCCCTGTGGGCGACCCGATGA
- a CDS encoding HIT family protein, protein MTGGEADLEDASRLVGVPDEFQRLWTPHRMAYIQAGPEPLREECPFCEAPKYPDAERLIVARGETAYVLLNLFPYNSGHLLVCPYRHIATYDQATPEEVAEIGALTQTAMRVLREVSGCDGFNLGMNQGAVAGAGVDAHLHQHVVPRWRSDANFFPIIAKTKALPQLLGEVREAVAEAWPAADR, encoded by the coding sequence ATGACGGGCGGTGAGGCGGACCTCGAGGACGCCTCCCGTCTCGTCGGGGTGCCCGACGAGTTCCAGCGGCTGTGGACCCCGCATCGGATGGCGTACATCCAGGCCGGGCCGGAACCGCTGCGCGAGGAATGCCCGTTCTGCGAGGCGCCGAAGTACCCGGACGCCGAGCGGCTCATCGTGGCGCGCGGGGAGACCGCGTACGTGCTGCTGAACCTCTTCCCGTACAACTCGGGGCATCTGCTCGTGTGCCCGTACCGGCACATCGCCACCTACGACCAGGCGACGCCCGAGGAGGTCGCGGAGATCGGCGCGCTCACGCAGACCGCGATGCGCGTGCTCCGCGAGGTCTCCGGCTGCGACGGCTTCAACCTCGGGATGAACCAGGGCGCGGTGGCCGGAGCGGGCGTGGACGCGCATCTGCACCAGCACGTGGTGCCGCGGTGGCGCTCGGATGCGAACTTCTTCCCGATCATCGCCAAGACGAAGGCGCTCCCGCAGCTCCTCGGTGAGGTGCGGGAGGCCGTCGCGGAGGCCTGGCCCGCCGCCGATCGCTGA
- the ruvC gene encoding crossover junction endodeoxyribonuclease RuvC produces the protein MTTSLRVLGIDPGLTRCGVGIVDVDRARRGTLVHVGVIRSAPDAEIGDRLAIVAAGIRAAIAEHRPDAVAVERVFAQQNTHTVMGTAQASGVALLIAAEAGLPAATHTPSEVKAAVTGYGSADKRQVQAMIARILRLDAPPQPADAADALAIALCHAWRRGAPSTSRTGGGLTPAQRAWADAERVARTYLRAGS, from the coding sequence GTGACCACTTCGTTGCGCGTGCTCGGCATCGACCCCGGACTGACCCGGTGCGGTGTCGGCATCGTCGACGTCGATCGCGCTCGTCGCGGCACGCTCGTCCACGTCGGAGTCATCCGCTCCGCCCCGGATGCGGAGATCGGCGACCGGCTCGCGATCGTCGCCGCGGGGATCCGCGCGGCGATCGCCGAGCACCGGCCCGATGCCGTCGCGGTCGAGCGGGTGTTCGCGCAGCAGAACACGCACACCGTGATGGGCACGGCGCAGGCGAGCGGGGTCGCCCTCCTGATCGCGGCCGAGGCCGGCCTGCCGGCGGCGACCCACACGCCCAGCGAGGTGAAGGCCGCGGTGACCGGGTACGGCTCCGCCGACAAGCGTCAGGTCCAGGCGATGATCGCGCGGATCCTCCGGCTGGACGCGCCTCCGCAGCCCGCGGACGCGGCGGACGCCCTGGCGATCGCGCTGTGTCACGCTTGGCGCCGCGGCGCTCCGTCGACGAGTCGCACGGGTGGCGGCCTGACTCCCGCGCAGCGCGCGTGGGCCGACGCGGAGCGTGTCGCTCGAACATATCTACGAGCCGGCTCCTAG
- a CDS encoding YebC/PmpR family DNA-binding transcriptional regulator translates to MSGHSKWATTKHKKAVIDARRAKSWAKLIKNIEVAAKLGGADLQGNPTLFDAVLKAKKTSVPKDNIDRAIKRGAGIGGEAVEYTSIMYEGYGPNGVALMIECLTDNKNRAAAEVRTALSRNGGTLADPGSVAYNFSRKGVIVVGSEGTTEDDVMMAALEAGAEEIEPHAEGFEVITEASDLVAVRSALQDAGIEYESADVEFVPNLKVEIDAETARKVFRLIDALEDSEDVQNVFSNFDLSAEVQAELENDDA, encoded by the coding sequence ATGTCCGGGCATTCCAAGTGGGCCACGACCAAGCACAAGAAGGCCGTCATCGACGCGCGCCGTGCGAAGTCCTGGGCCAAGCTCATCAAGAACATCGAGGTCGCGGCCAAGCTGGGCGGCGCCGACCTGCAGGGCAACCCGACGCTCTTCGACGCGGTGCTCAAGGCGAAGAAGACCTCGGTCCCCAAGGACAACATCGACCGCGCCATCAAGCGCGGCGCCGGCATCGGCGGTGAGGCCGTCGAGTACACCTCGATCATGTACGAAGGCTACGGTCCCAACGGCGTCGCCCTCATGATCGAGTGTCTGACCGACAACAAGAACCGTGCAGCGGCCGAGGTGCGCACCGCGCTCAGCCGCAACGGCGGCACCCTCGCCGATCCGGGCAGCGTCGCGTACAACTTCAGCCGCAAAGGCGTCATCGTCGTCGGTTCCGAGGGCACGACCGAGGACGACGTCATGATGGCGGCGCTGGAGGCCGGCGCCGAGGAGATCGAACCGCACGCCGAGGGCTTCGAGGTCATCACCGAGGCGAGCGACCTGGTGGCCGTCCGCTCCGCCCTGCAGGACGCCGGGATCGAGTACGAGTCGGCCGACGTCGAGTTCGTGCCGAACCTCAAGGTCGAGATCGACGCCGAGACCGCCCGCAAGGTGTTCCGCCTCATCGATGCGCTCGAGGACAGCGAGGATGTGCAGAACGTCTTCAGCAACTTCGATCTGTCGGCCGAGGTCCAGGCAGAGCTCGAGAACGACGACGCGTAG
- the thrS gene encoding threonine--tRNA ligase, whose amino-acid sequence MRVGGVLKDLAATVTETDDVEPVTIDSPDGLNILRHSTAHVLAQAVQRINPQANLGIGPPITDGFYYDFGVDTPFTPEDIKAISKEMQRIVREGQRFVRRVVTDEEARAELADEPFKLELIGLKGPSTGSGTQGAAEIAEGASVEVGEGELTIYDNTTRDGEVVWKDLCRGPHLPNTRMIGNGWDLTRIAAAYWRGSEKNPQLQRIYGTAWPTKDELRAYQERIAEAERRDHRKLGAEMDLFSFPDEIGSGLAVFHPKGGIIRYEIEENLRKHLLRNGYDLVNSPHITKKDLFMTSGHLQTYADGMFPPMHLDEVVDDEGNVTRQGQDYYLKPMNCPFHNLIFRSRGRSYRELPLRLAEFGTVYRYEKSGTLSGLTRVRGLTQDDAHIYVAQDQVKEELTTNLNLVLDLLRDYGLNDFYLELSTNEEGNPKFLGEPEQWSTAIDTLREVAIESGLELVADPGGAAFYGPKISVQARDAIGRTWQMSTIQLDFNQPDRFELEYTGPDGQKHRPVMIHRALLGSVERFFAILLEHYAGDFPLWLAPSQVVGVPVAEQYGDYLDDVIAQLRAAGVRADVDHSDDRMQKKIRNHTTAKVPLILIVGEQDRAAGTVSFRFRDGTQENGVPVADAVRRISAAIASHALVLKAGDLA is encoded by the coding sequence ATGCGCGTCGGCGGCGTCCTCAAGGACCTCGCTGCGACGGTCACCGAGACCGACGACGTCGAGCCCGTCACGATCGACAGCCCCGACGGCCTGAACATCCTGCGTCACTCGACCGCGCACGTCCTCGCCCAGGCGGTGCAGCGGATCAACCCGCAGGCGAACCTCGGCATCGGTCCGCCCATCACCGACGGCTTCTACTACGACTTCGGCGTCGACACCCCGTTCACGCCGGAGGACATCAAGGCGATCTCCAAGGAGATGCAGCGCATCGTCCGCGAGGGCCAGCGCTTCGTCCGTCGTGTCGTGACGGACGAGGAGGCTCGCGCGGAGCTGGCGGACGAGCCGTTCAAGCTCGAGCTCATCGGGCTCAAGGGCCCTTCGACAGGCTCAGGGACCCAGGGTGCTGCCGAGATCGCGGAGGGGGCCTCCGTCGAGGTGGGCGAGGGCGAGCTCACGATCTACGACAACACCACCCGCGACGGCGAGGTCGTCTGGAAAGACCTCTGCCGCGGTCCGCACCTGCCCAACACGCGCATGATCGGCAACGGCTGGGACCTCACCCGCATCGCCGCCGCGTACTGGCGGGGGAGTGAGAAGAACCCGCAGCTCCAGCGCATCTACGGCACCGCATGGCCGACGAAGGACGAGCTCCGTGCCTACCAGGAGCGCATCGCCGAGGCCGAGCGCCGCGACCACCGCAAGCTCGGCGCCGAGATGGACCTGTTCTCCTTCCCGGACGAGATCGGCTCGGGACTGGCGGTGTTCCACCCCAAGGGCGGCATCATCCGCTACGAGATCGAGGAGAACCTGCGCAAGCACCTGCTGCGCAACGGCTACGACCTCGTCAACAGCCCGCACATCACGAAGAAGGATCTCTTCATGACGTCGGGGCACCTGCAGACCTACGCGGACGGCATGTTCCCCCCGATGCACCTCGACGAGGTCGTCGACGACGAGGGCAACGTCACCCGCCAGGGCCAGGACTACTACCTGAAGCCGATGAACTGCCCGTTCCACAACCTCATCTTCCGTTCGCGCGGGCGCTCCTACCGGGAGCTGCCGCTGCGTCTGGCCGAGTTCGGCACGGTCTATCGCTACGAGAAGAGCGGAACGCTGTCGGGGCTCACCCGCGTGCGCGGCCTGACCCAGGACGACGCGCACATCTACGTCGCCCAGGACCAGGTCAAGGAGGAGCTCACCACCAACCTGAACCTCGTGCTCGACCTGCTCCGCGACTACGGCCTCAACGACTTCTACCTCGAGCTCTCGACGAACGAGGAGGGCAACCCGAAGTTCCTGGGCGAGCCCGAGCAGTGGTCGACGGCGATCGACACGCTGCGCGAGGTCGCGATCGAGTCCGGTCTCGAGCTCGTGGCCGACCCGGGCGGCGCCGCCTTCTACGGCCCGAAGATCTCGGTGCAGGCCCGCGACGCCATCGGCCGCACCTGGCAGATGTCGACCATCCAGCTCGACTTCAACCAGCCCGACCGCTTCGAGCTGGAGTACACCGGTCCTGACGGGCAGAAGCACCGCCCCGTGATGATCCACCGGGCGCTCCTCGGCTCCGTCGAGCGCTTCTTCGCGATCCTGCTCGAGCACTACGCCGGCGACTTCCCGCTCTGGCTCGCGCCCAGCCAGGTGGTGGGTGTGCCGGTGGCCGAGCAGTACGGCGACTACCTGGACGACGTCATCGCGCAGCTGCGCGCGGCGGGCGTGCGGGCCGACGTCGATCACTCCGACGACCGCATGCAGAAGAAGATCCGGAATCACACCACCGCGAAGGTCCCGCTGATCCTCATCGTGGGGGAGCAGGATCGCGCCGCGGGCACCGTGTCGTTCCGCTTCCGCGACGGCACGCAGGAGAACGGCGTGCCGGTCGCCGACGCCGTGCGCCGGATCAGCGCCGCCATCGCGTCGCACGCGCTGGTGTTGAAGGCGGGAGACCTCGCATGA